A DNA window from Candidatus Vicinibacter affinis contains the following coding sequences:
- a CDS encoding gamma carbonic anhydrase family protein produces MALIKSVRGFTPVIDPSCYLADNASVIGDVVIGARSSIWFQAVVRGDVNSIRIGEQVNIQDGVIIHCTYLKSITEIGDRVSIGHRAIIHGCKIHPEVLVGMGAIIMDHAEIQSQVIVAAGALVPEHMVLESGFIYAGIPARKLKPLDAENFKFFIQRTADNYQMYASWFEKKADSQE; encoded by the coding sequence ATGGCGCTCATTAAATCAGTCAGGGGATTTACACCCGTTATTGATCCCAGTTGTTATCTTGCAGACAATGCAAGTGTAATTGGGGATGTAGTCATAGGCGCGCGCAGCAGCATCTGGTTTCAGGCAGTGGTAAGAGGGGATGTGAATTCAATCAGAATAGGTGAGCAGGTGAATATTCAGGATGGTGTGATCATCCATTGTACTTATTTAAAGTCCATCACTGAAATTGGAGATCGCGTGAGTATTGGCCATCGGGCCATCATTCACGGATGTAAAATTCATCCGGAAGTTTTAGTGGGTATGGGTGCCATTATCATGGATCATGCAGAAATTCAATCTCAGGTCATAGTAGCTGCAGGGGCACTCGTCCCGGAGCACATGGTATTGGAATCCGGATTTATCTATGCCGGAATACCAGCCCGTAAACTGAAGCCGCTGGATGCGGAGAATTTCAAGTTTTTTATCCAGCGCACAGCGGACAATTATCAGATGTATGCATCCTGGTTTGAAAAAAAGGCGGATTCCCAGGAATAA
- a CDS encoding gliding motility-associated C-terminal domain-containing protein, producing the protein MHIRHLSQLIFFWISIQGVCIGQMHSPCGPNPVPLSNDCSGACVVCDLNGVSARTTNTIMGQSPPGFCTMVVHSMQWLAFVAGSPNLSINVAVSACLQANGIEMGIYSSPDCSSFTLVSNCNTNMYANQTWAFSTNSPLKPGCIYYLVWDGNGPNECNVDITVTAGSATAPVPNTNSKIMGLTRFCVGKSATYKIAEIFGACEYQWRVVNGSIIRENDNEVEVLWDTPGKGQICVKGLNVCHTGNEVCLDVLIGDDSPPTDLGPFYVCKGRLYTLGSETFGPGITVLNLKNSFNCDSMVSVTVEELDVEDGSLDTAICWPGVLKIDNQTFDSTGKYIVLKKSKIPPFCDSIVRVDLTINKLIAKANKSGDLSCTDTLVFLSADSSSFNGLPVNDYYWLDDKGDTIATNQDAKVNSPGIYRLILKVPIDPKNKCADFVQIEVKGSRLKPELKLNAPVNLCRGDTLYLSDISFVDVQNSNASIQFYSRLPIDSFSQIQDSFILLDQDSALFIKASNGICTDLLRVPVHVANQTILQLADVEVCAGDTIRFSKLKLQFTGPKPDSVSFYSCDSLNCPINLDYWVVNADTTLFMYPDGVECPQLFSLKLIAIPYPTADFTFDKKLLCVGDSLHINWNLQNGVQRIIRLFQQDSLLPQGVDIFSEVVASEGNKTICMRAIRKGCITDFCDQILVKKPLLPPLAKCITSDTSVLFVWDSISDVHYSTEIIKGNNGIRISDTSFVFNQLGRGEDVSLRLIQHDSICGDQFIILNCKAIDCPNRIAKIIAPDIICLNPGADTLLITGEINAPPALGKWIFSGPGITDSLQGVFDPKIAGRGVHRILAEYTESGCTYNAQKNILIRENPIAIFNLDSIVCQDSFLLLRFLGRKEDSTTFNWDLSKGSIRNVGKTDLEIKWDTPGKKILKLKLNEEGCLDESTREVEVLPPLEKPEIECFSTDTSVTFRWKKIARAKDYRVQLIKGKNGYRSSDTSYHISLQGLKDTIIFRLFAIDSGPCSESLGDDLTCSPLLCPARKLFYDTTISYCANEKDFIRLRTYLQDSVGTIVLSGPQVSGDQLNFKDLPPGRYVYQAKTINGSCIYLDSISLVKLPLPIISELQLTPIPCPDVDSVGAIDIKNVLSGAPPYEYSMDGINFSSNPVFSSLGPGQHRFYIRDKNLCSTDTLITLIRPESVDLDLGNDLEIELGQSVRVDALIKGSYVRLDWDVNANISCDTCASIILKPDDEARLKATVYNKFGCYDVDDLIIFVRKNHVYVPNVFSPNGDGINDGFTVYGDVEEVAEIKSLEIYDRWGAQIFNKEHFSINDPNVGWTGEYRGQSLMPGVYVYHVVITFKTGVEKNLSGEVSLIK; encoded by the coding sequence ATGCATATACGCCATCTAAGCCAACTGATATTCTTTTGGATTTCAATTCAAGGCGTTTGCATTGGACAAATGCATTCCCCTTGCGGACCCAATCCGGTACCGCTTTCTAACGATTGTTCCGGAGCTTGTGTCGTCTGTGATCTGAATGGCGTCTCAGCCAGGACTACCAATACCATCATGGGCCAGTCTCCACCCGGGTTTTGTACCATGGTGGTTCACAGCATGCAATGGCTGGCTTTTGTGGCCGGATCTCCAAATCTTTCCATCAACGTAGCCGTTTCGGCATGTTTGCAGGCAAATGGGATAGAGATGGGCATTTATTCCTCACCGGATTGCAGCAGCTTCACCCTGGTGTCCAATTGTAACACCAACATGTATGCGAATCAAACCTGGGCTTTTTCTACAAATTCACCTTTGAAACCAGGATGCATCTATTATCTGGTCTGGGATGGAAATGGACCAAATGAATGTAATGTGGACATTACCGTTACTGCGGGCAGCGCAACCGCTCCGGTTCCCAATACCAACAGCAAAATTATGGGCCTTACCAGATTTTGCGTTGGTAAGTCTGCAACCTATAAAATCGCAGAAATTTTTGGTGCTTGTGAGTATCAATGGCGTGTCGTGAATGGAAGTATCATCAGAGAGAATGATAATGAGGTGGAAGTTCTCTGGGACACACCCGGAAAAGGACAAATATGTGTAAAGGGATTGAATGTATGTCATACCGGAAATGAAGTGTGTCTGGATGTGCTGATCGGCGATGATTCTCCGCCCACGGATTTGGGCCCTTTCTATGTTTGCAAAGGAAGATTGTACACACTGGGTAGTGAAACATTTGGTCCAGGCATAACCGTCTTGAATCTTAAAAACAGTTTTAATTGTGACAGCATGGTGAGTGTAACGGTTGAAGAGTTGGATGTCGAAGATGGTTCGCTGGATACGGCTATCTGTTGGCCTGGTGTTTTAAAAATTGACAATCAAACCTTCGACAGTACTGGTAAATACATAGTCCTTAAAAAATCAAAAATTCCACCTTTTTGTGACTCCATTGTAAGGGTAGATTTAACAATCAATAAACTGATTGCAAAAGCCAATAAGTCCGGGGATTTAAGTTGTACAGATACCTTGGTTTTTCTTTCAGCAGACTCTTCCAGTTTTAATGGATTACCTGTCAATGATTATTATTGGTTGGATGACAAAGGAGATACCATCGCAACCAATCAGGATGCAAAAGTGAACTCACCTGGTATATACAGATTGATATTAAAAGTACCCATTGACCCAAAAAACAAATGTGCTGATTTTGTTCAGATCGAAGTAAAAGGTTCCAGACTCAAGCCTGAATTAAAACTAAACGCACCGGTAAATTTGTGCAGGGGAGATACGCTCTATTTGTCGGATATTTCTTTTGTAGATGTACAGAATTCAAATGCAAGCATTCAATTTTATTCCCGCCTGCCCATTGATTCATTTAGTCAGATTCAGGATAGTTTTATCCTGCTTGATCAGGATTCAGCACTATTTATTAAAGCCAGTAATGGCATTTGTACCGATCTATTAAGAGTGCCGGTCCACGTAGCGAATCAGACCATTTTACAGCTTGCCGACGTGGAGGTATGTGCAGGCGATACCATAAGATTCAGCAAATTAAAATTGCAATTTACCGGCCCGAAACCGGATTCAGTTTCATTTTATTCCTGTGACAGTTTGAATTGTCCAATCAACCTGGATTACTGGGTAGTAAACGCGGATACAACTCTGTTCATGTATCCTGATGGAGTGGAGTGTCCACAATTATTTTCATTAAAGTTAATTGCGATTCCATACCCAACAGCAGATTTTACTTTTGATAAAAAATTACTGTGTGTAGGAGACAGTTTGCACATCAATTGGAATCTTCAAAATGGCGTACAGCGGATCATCAGATTATTTCAGCAAGATAGTTTGCTTCCACAGGGAGTTGATATTTTTTCAGAGGTAGTAGCCAGTGAAGGCAATAAAACAATATGTATGCGGGCCATTCGCAAGGGATGCATTACAGACTTTTGTGACCAGATTTTGGTAAAAAAACCATTGTTACCACCTTTAGCAAAGTGCATCACTTCAGATACCAGTGTTTTGTTTGTATGGGATTCTATTTCGGATGTGCATTATTCCACTGAGATTATAAAAGGAAATAATGGAATACGCATTTCTGATACCAGTTTTGTATTTAATCAGTTGGGAAGGGGAGAAGATGTTTCCCTACGATTGATACAACATGACAGTATATGTGGTGATCAATTTATTATTCTCAATTGCAAGGCAATAGATTGTCCTAACCGGATTGCAAAAATTATTGCTCCTGATATTATATGTCTGAATCCAGGAGCCGATACTTTATTGATTACCGGAGAAATCAACGCACCGCCCGCTTTGGGAAAATGGATTTTTTCAGGACCAGGAATTACGGACAGCTTGCAGGGTGTTTTTGATCCAAAAATTGCAGGCAGGGGTGTTCATAGAATATTAGCAGAATATACAGAGTCAGGATGCACTTATAATGCTCAAAAAAATATTCTGATCAGGGAAAATCCAATTGCAATTTTTAATCTGGACAGCATCGTCTGCCAGGATTCATTTTTATTGTTGCGATTTTTAGGAAGGAAAGAGGACAGTACTACTTTCAATTGGGATTTATCCAAAGGATCCATCAGGAATGTTGGTAAAACTGATTTAGAAATTAAATGGGATACACCCGGTAAGAAAATTTTAAAGTTAAAATTGAATGAGGAAGGTTGTTTGGATGAATCTACCAGGGAGGTTGAAGTTTTACCTCCGCTTGAAAAACCGGAAATTGAATGTTTTTCGACCGACACCTCTGTTACTTTCCGATGGAAAAAAATTGCGAGGGCTAAAGATTACCGTGTACAATTGATAAAAGGAAAGAATGGATACAGAAGCTCCGATACATCCTATCACATCAGTTTGCAGGGTCTGAAGGACACCATCATTTTCAGATTATTTGCAATTGACAGTGGACCTTGCAGCGAAAGTTTAGGAGATGATCTGACGTGCAGTCCTTTGCTTTGTCCTGCAAGAAAGTTGTTTTACGATACCACCATCAGTTATTGCGCAAATGAAAAGGATTTTATTCGTTTGAGAACCTATTTGCAGGATTCCGTCGGTACCATTGTTTTGAGCGGACCACAGGTGAGCGGAGATCAACTTAATTTCAAAGATCTTCCACCCGGGCGTTATGTATATCAGGCAAAAACCATCAATGGAAGTTGTATTTATCTGGATTCGATTTCTTTAGTCAAATTGCCATTGCCTATTATCAGTGAATTGCAATTGACACCAATTCCTTGTCCTGATGTAGACAGTGTAGGTGCCATTGACATCAAAAATGTTTTGTCAGGCGCGCCTCCTTATGAATATTCCATGGATGGAATTAATTTTTCCAGCAATCCTGTGTTTAGTTCTTTAGGACCAGGACAGCATCGATTCTACATCAGAGATAAAAATTTATGTTCTACAGACACTTTGATCACACTTATCAGACCAGAAAGTGTAGATCTTGATTTAGGAAATGATTTGGAAATTGAATTGGGACAGAGTGTGCGGGTGGATGCGTTGATAAAAGGATCTTATGTTCGTCTTGACTGGGATGTAAATGCGAATATTTCCTGTGATACCTGTGCATCCATCATTCTTAAGCCGGATGATGAAGCAAGGTTAAAAGCTACTGTTTACAATAAGTTTGGTTGCTACGATGTAGATGATCTGATTATTTTTGTTCGAAAGAATCATGTTTATGTGCCCAATGTATTTTCTCCAAATGGAGATGGTATCAATGATGGATTCACTGTGTATGGTGATGTAGAAGAAGTGGCCGAAATTAAATCACTGGAAATTTATGATCGGTGGGGTGCACAGATTTTTAACAAAGAACATTTTTCAATCAACGACCCTAATGTTGGATGGACGGGTGAATATAGAGGCCAGTCTTTGATGCCTGGTGTATATGTGTATCACGTGGTGATCACGTTTAAAACTGGTGTAGAAAAGAATTTATCCGGTGAGGTGAGTTTGATAAAATAA
- a CDS encoding T9SS-dependent M36 family metallopeptidase — protein sequence MKKNIYLLFIINVLYISNSLIAQNLQALSLGKQYLEASKTNWNLTSSDLKDLMVTDQYQSDHNGVTHIYFQQAYKGIPIYNAVTSVHVTKEGKVFDSPCRFIDNIESKVNATQPRLNALQALEKLIYHYDVKNAVLPLEKRRSNDKDRYFEKTNFTHSDIPARLMYFQTKDGKLRLTWDVSTDFVDRTDYWSTRVDAITGEILDQHNYTVKCSFGHQHQEKCFEQHASADLQKKNQSAFNGNQGQTNVSLTPKPAATVYNVFPFPIESPLHGSRQLVSDPAYTNASPFGWHDTNGQAGPEFTYTRGNNVSAYLDRNGDNVNDGERADGGTSLNFDFPFDPKKEPASYTKAAVTNLFYANNMMHDVLYQFGFDEKAGNFQQNNYNKGGTGADQVLAEAQDGSGTNNANFATPPDGSSGKMQMFLWTAAPGEVRVDAPLEIEGYLSVNGPTGWGGKVTTTPITGEVVWSDDGDPGNEKKGCKDAQKKSKLDGKIVLIERGLCDFSEKTFYAQKAGAKAVIICGFDEQNVGMAAGVNAALVTIPAYYARKSVCDKIAPYVGKGLIITVKTPEDTNAGPDSLDGDFDNGIITHEYGHGVSNRLTGGPAQANCLSNEEHMGEGWSDFMSLIMTAKQGDKGDQIKGIGNFATSAPIDGIGIRRRPYTTNIAVNEFTYHDIDDEEHNLGEVWAAMLWDLYWAMADKYGFDPTFSNKNAGNNRCIQLVMDGMKLQPCSPGFVDGRNAILKADTLLYNGENACLIWSVFARRGLGFGAKQGDSDFVGDETEDYEAFPTCINKTVIAKSAPFIIKSGQEITYSLSVRNLRAGEVNNVELEDHIPAGCTYVNGSSNLVPKSVASDKISWEISNMKSLETKTITYKLKTASDKYSNTRFFDDFEDPNTEFNYDFYQRKGNGIWLWAGGEGYQGSTAWISESSATEERDHSFNNITPIDMGDEITSLLFYHKINTQSGIDGGFVEISEDGGKIWNLLVTDDFQINPYVGGLSYNAIGIPLVKGFSGYTKDFIPSVASLEKYKGKKINVRFRYGNDDATESNNPGFKGWIVDNLEIINPFFYNSDFCIKTGLGEQYCVSLPGKGTLVDSKKVVGTNNPNEAGGTAAIYPNPAKEILNIKLEANHGVKQINLLNLNGQIISSKYVFGQEKQLLQFNTDHLPKGVIIVELIQENKVNSTKVILK from the coding sequence ATGAAAAAAAATATCTATTTATTGTTCATTATTAATGTATTATACATTAGTAATTCTCTAATCGCTCAAAATTTACAGGCCCTGAGTCTTGGAAAACAATACCTGGAGGCCTCAAAAACCAACTGGAATTTGACTTCATCAGACTTGAAAGACCTGATGGTAACCGACCAATATCAGTCTGACCACAATGGCGTGACTCATATTTATTTCCAGCAAGCCTACAAAGGTATTCCTATTTACAATGCCGTGACCTCTGTTCACGTCACCAAAGAAGGAAAAGTTTTTGACAGCCCTTGCCGCTTTATAGATAACATTGAATCTAAAGTCAATGCTACCCAGCCAAGACTCAATGCGCTTCAGGCTCTTGAAAAGCTGATCTATCATTATGATGTGAAAAATGCAGTTCTGCCTTTAGAAAAAAGACGCAGCAATGACAAGGATCGCTATTTTGAAAAAACAAATTTCACCCATTCTGACATTCCCGCCAGATTGATGTATTTCCAAACAAAAGACGGAAAACTCCGTTTAACCTGGGATGTTTCAACAGACTTCGTGGACAGAACTGATTACTGGAGCACAAGGGTAGATGCCATTACAGGTGAAATACTGGATCAACATAACTATACGGTGAAATGTAGTTTTGGCCATCAGCATCAGGAGAAATGCTTTGAACAGCATGCAAGCGCTGATCTACAAAAAAAGAACCAGTCTGCCTTCAACGGAAATCAAGGACAAACCAATGTTTCGCTTACTCCCAAACCTGCTGCAACGGTGTATAATGTTTTCCCGTTTCCTATAGAGAGTCCGCTTCACGGAAGCCGTCAGTTGGTCTCAGATCCAGCCTATACGAATGCATCTCCTTTTGGCTGGCACGATACCAATGGACAAGCAGGTCCTGAATTTACCTACACTCGTGGAAATAACGTAAGTGCCTATCTGGACAGAAATGGAGACAATGTAAACGATGGAGAAAGAGCAGATGGTGGAACATCCTTGAATTTTGACTTTCCTTTTGATCCTAAAAAAGAACCTGCATCTTATACAAAAGCAGCAGTAACCAACTTATTCTATGCAAACAACATGATGCATGATGTTTTGTATCAGTTTGGTTTTGATGAGAAGGCAGGAAATTTCCAACAAAATAATTACAACAAAGGTGGTACCGGTGCGGATCAAGTACTTGCTGAAGCGCAGGATGGAAGTGGAACCAACAATGCAAATTTTGCTACCCCACCGGACGGAAGTTCAGGCAAAATGCAAATGTTTTTATGGACTGCTGCACCAGGTGAAGTAAGAGTTGATGCACCTTTGGAGATCGAAGGCTACCTTTCGGTCAATGGACCAACTGGCTGGGGAGGTAAGGTGACTACCACACCAATTACAGGAGAAGTGGTATGGTCTGATGACGGTGATCCGGGCAACGAAAAGAAAGGATGCAAAGACGCTCAGAAAAAATCTAAACTCGATGGCAAAATCGTCCTGATTGAAAGAGGACTTTGTGATTTCAGTGAAAAGACTTTCTATGCGCAAAAAGCTGGAGCAAAAGCAGTTATCATCTGTGGATTTGATGAACAAAATGTCGGCATGGCAGCAGGAGTAAATGCTGCATTGGTTACCATCCCAGCATATTATGCACGAAAGTCAGTATGTGATAAAATCGCACCATATGTAGGTAAAGGGCTAATCATTACAGTCAAAACACCGGAAGACACGAATGCAGGACCGGATAGTCTGGATGGTGATTTTGACAATGGAATCATCACTCATGAATATGGACATGGAGTTTCCAACAGACTCACCGGAGGACCTGCCCAGGCCAATTGCTTGAGCAACGAGGAACATATGGGTGAAGGCTGGAGTGATTTTATGTCACTGATCATGACTGCAAAACAAGGAGACAAAGGAGATCAAATTAAGGGTATTGGAAATTTTGCAACTTCTGCTCCAATCGATGGAATTGGTATTCGTAGAAGACCCTATACGACCAATATAGCTGTTAATGAATTCACCTATCATGATATTGACGATGAAGAACATAATTTGGGTGAAGTTTGGGCTGCTATGTTGTGGGATCTTTATTGGGCCATGGCAGATAAATATGGATTCGATCCAACTTTTTCCAATAAGAATGCCGGCAACAATCGCTGTATTCAATTGGTGATGGATGGCATGAAACTACAGCCTTGTAGCCCGGGATTTGTAGACGGACGCAATGCAATTCTAAAAGCTGATACATTGTTGTACAATGGAGAAAATGCTTGTTTGATCTGGAGCGTTTTCGCCCGCAGAGGATTAGGTTTTGGAGCCAAACAAGGTGACTCTGATTTTGTAGGAGATGAAACCGAAGATTATGAAGCTTTCCCTACTTGTATAAACAAAACTGTCATCGCAAAATCCGCGCCTTTTATAATAAAGTCAGGACAGGAAATAACTTACAGTCTTAGTGTTCGTAATCTCAGAGCAGGAGAAGTCAACAATGTAGAATTAGAAGATCACATACCTGCCGGTTGTACGTATGTAAATGGTTCATCGAATCTTGTACCCAAATCAGTTGCTTCGGATAAAATAAGCTGGGAAATCAGCAACATGAAATCTCTGGAAACTAAAACCATTACCTACAAATTAAAAACTGCTTCAGACAAATATTCCAACACAAGATTCTTTGATGATTTTGAAGACCCTAATACTGAATTCAATTACGACTTTTATCAACGTAAGGGTAATGGAATCTGGCTTTGGGCAGGAGGTGAAGGTTATCAAGGAAGTACTGCCTGGATTTCAGAAAGTTCAGCAACAGAAGAAAGGGATCACTCCTTCAACAACATTACACCTATTGATATGGGTGACGAAATAACTTCTTTATTGTTCTATCATAAAATCAATACCCAAAGCGGCATTGACGGTGGATTTGTAGAAATTTCTGAAGATGGAGGAAAGATTTGGAATTTATTAGTTACTGATGACTTTCAAATAAATCCTTACGTAGGCGGTTTGTCTTATAATGCCATTGGAATTCCATTGGTAAAAGGATTTTCCGGATATACCAAAGATTTTATTCCATCAGTCGCCAGTTTGGAAAAATACAAAGGCAAAAAGATCAATGTAAGATTCCGATATGGCAACGATGATGCTACTGAATCCAATAATCCCGGATTTAAAGGTTGGATTGTGGATAATCTGGAGATCATAAATCCTTTTTTCTACAACAGTGATTTTTGTATTAAGACCGGATTAGGCGAACAATACTGCGTAAGTCTTCCAGGCAAAGGAACTCTCGTAGATTCCAAAAAAGTGGTGGGCACCAATAACCCTAATGAGGCAGGCGGAACGGCAGCGATTTATCCAAATCCTGCAAAAGAAATCTTGAACATAAAATTGGAAGCAAACCATGGCGTTAAGCAAATCAATTTGTTGAATCTAAATGGTCAGATCATTAGTTCAAAATATGTATTTGGTCAGGAAAAACAATTGCTGCAATTCAATACAGATCATTTACCAAAAGGTGTAATCATCGTAGAGTTGATTCAAGAAAATAAAGTCAACAGTACTAAAGTAATTTTGAAATAA
- a CDS encoding TraB/GumN family protein — protein sequence MKKIFLLLSLLGSYLFTYAQDSLSNALLWKISGNGLEKPSYLFGTIHMIPVEDYFLPKGTEECLNQTNNLYLEIAMDEMMDMSNLAGVMDQMFMANDTSLADLLTKTEYDLVSGHFEKMGLPMMFFERMKPMFLSAFGSPEMNPQNFQDGQIKSYEMEFNEMAKKHSIPVKGLETVAFQLSVFDSIPYKAQAQMLVESLKSNDGESSGLKEMIKSYIAQDLNKLSESITAEETAMNPYLDMMLNNRNKKWIPIMAEVMKKEPCFFAVGAGHLGGKEGVINLLRKNNFVVEPVLK from the coding sequence ATGAAAAAAATATTTTTACTCTTATCACTACTGGGTTCCTACTTGTTTACCTATGCTCAGGACTCTCTTTCCAACGCACTCCTATGGAAAATATCCGGTAATGGCTTAGAAAAGCCTTCTTATCTGTTTGGCACCATTCACATGATTCCAGTGGAGGATTATTTTTTACCAAAGGGAACCGAAGAATGTCTGAATCAAACAAATAATTTGTATTTGGAAATTGCCATGGATGAAATGATGGACATGAGTAATCTCGCTGGTGTCATGGATCAGATGTTCATGGCCAATGATACTTCATTGGCAGATTTGCTGACCAAAACTGAATACGATTTAGTGTCCGGACATTTTGAAAAAATGGGTTTGCCGATGATGTTCTTTGAGCGAATGAAACCCATGTTCCTGAGTGCTTTCGGTTCACCTGAAATGAACCCTCAAAATTTTCAGGATGGACAAATTAAATCCTACGAAATGGAGTTTAATGAAATGGCTAAGAAGCATTCAATTCCGGTAAAAGGATTGGAGACAGTTGCTTTCCAGTTGTCTGTTTTTGACAGCATTCCTTACAAGGCTCAGGCACAAATGTTGGTGGAATCACTCAAAAGCAATGATGGGGAATCGTCCGGACTTAAAGAAATGATCAAATCCTACATCGCTCAGGATCTCAATAAACTTTCCGAATCTATTACTGCAGAAGAAACGGCTATGAATCCATACCTCGATATGATGTTGAACAACCGGAATAAAAAATGGATTCCGATCATGGCGGAAGTGATGAAAAAGGAACCTTGTTTTTTTGCAGTTGGTGCAGGTCATTTAGGTGGTAAGGAAGGAGTCATCAACTTGCTTAGGAAAAATAATTTTGTTGTTGAACCTGTTTTGAAATAA
- the rlmB gene encoding 23S rRNA (guanosine(2251)-2'-O)-methyltransferase RlmB encodes MAKQNFDWLIGKNALQEAFAAGKILQKVYLGDYLDNQMLKELIKLSRQHKVSVLTVPRTKLDKLCKGNHQGVLAMISPIEFYKVEDLVQSAFESGQNPCFALLDGITDVHNFGAIARSAEVMGITGLIIGSRNSAPVNQEAIKVSAGALLRIPVCKINNPVHTLRELKKMGFVIVGADEKAKMHLQEADLNTSLVIVLGAEDLGISPEVKACLDFSVSIPQAGHINSLNVSVSAGIIFYQWRTGQDLMVKQTNDLKSK; translated from the coding sequence ATGGCAAAGCAAAATTTTGATTGGTTGATAGGTAAGAACGCTTTACAAGAGGCTTTCGCTGCCGGAAAAATCTTACAAAAAGTTTATCTGGGCGATTACCTTGATAATCAGATGCTCAAAGAATTAATAAAATTGTCCAGGCAACATAAAGTTTCTGTTTTGACGGTCCCCAGAACCAAATTGGATAAGTTGTGTAAGGGCAATCACCAGGGAGTGTTGGCTATGATCAGCCCGATTGAATTTTATAAAGTGGAGGACCTCGTGCAATCAGCTTTTGAATCCGGCCAGAATCCCTGTTTCGCCTTGTTGGACGGAATTACCGATGTTCATAATTTTGGTGCCATTGCCAGATCTGCTGAAGTGATGGGCATCACCGGGCTGATTATCGGAAGTCGCAACAGCGCGCCGGTCAATCAGGAAGCCATCAAAGTTTCCGCCGGTGCACTCCTCAGAATACCGGTTTGTAAAATCAACAATCCTGTACACACGCTGCGCGAACTAAAAAAGATGGGATTTGTTATTGTTGGGGCAGATGAGAAAGCTAAGATGCATCTTCAGGAAGCGGATCTCAATACTTCTCTGGTAATTGTCCTTGGTGCAGAAGACCTGGGTATATCTCCTGAAGTAAAAGCCTGTCTGGATTTTTCAGTCAGCATTCCGCAGGCAGGTCACATCAATTCATTGAATGTATCTGTGTCTGCAGGTATAATTTTTTATCAATGGAGAACTGGACAAGATTTAATGGTCAAGCAAACAAATGATCTAAAAAGTAAATAA